In one Candidatus Thermokryptus mobilis genomic region, the following are encoded:
- a CDS encoding DUF6062 family protein, producing MQEGNTRDILWIKIEKALNTEGCPICSIIKTSTEHYLESLLYEYVLDVGLRGKLHKSLGFCQRHAYMAVKIRERLNDDGLKMAILYETITSEEIGRLKDLWKDVYSRKKFSVKRFFGKNKFVDNFKPIGECPACFQERVTESLYIDDFRARSNEREFRELYGRDAVILCRGHFVMLLENCLRFNALDEFDFFLKMQIEKLEGILKALTSFIDKHDYHKRESINKYEAKSWRFVVEYFSGKKDVEIRWDEV from the coding sequence ATGCAGGAAGGAAATACAAGAGATATTTTATGGATAAAAATCGAAAAGGCGCTTAACACAGAAGGTTGCCCGATATGTTCAATTATCAAAACTTCCACCGAACATTATCTTGAGAGTTTGCTTTATGAATATGTTCTTGATGTGGGTTTGAGAGGAAAGTTGCACAAGTCCCTTGGATTTTGTCAAAGACATGCTTATATGGCTGTAAAAATTCGCGAACGCCTAAATGATGACGGACTTAAAATGGCTATTCTGTATGAGACCATAACATCTGAGGAAATTGGTAGATTGAAGGACTTGTGGAAAGATGTTTATTCCCGAAAGAAATTTTCCGTTAAGAGGTTTTTTGGGAAAAATAAATTTGTTGATAACTTCAAGCCAATTGGCGAATGTCCGGCTTGTTTTCAAGAAAGGGTGACTGAAAGTTTATACATTGATGATTTCCGTGCTCGTTCAAATGAAAGAGAATTTAGAGAGTTATACGGGCGAGATGCTGTAATTTTATGTAGGGGACATTTTGTTATGTTGTTGGAGAATTGTTTAAGGTTTAATGCATTAGATGAGTTTGATTTCTTTTTGAAGATGCAAATAGAGAAGCTTGAGGGAATTTTGAAGGCACTTACAAGTTTTATAGATAAGCATGACTACCACAAGCGTGAGTCAATTAATAAATATGAGGCGAAATCATGGAGATTTGTGGTGGAGTATTTTTCAGGTAAAAAGGATGTGGAAATTCGTTGGGATGAAGTTTGA
- the rimM gene encoding ribosome maturation factor RimM (Essential for efficient processing of 16S rRNA), producing MLNPGLTREKIVMGDLCIIGKILRPYGLKGQVCVKPITDFIERFKKLRRVYVGDNPVEVDEHLVVGAFLRDEDIILKFKGVNDRTSAESFSGKFIYIPEEELMPLPEGSFYVHDLIGLKVFDTNGRKIGIIADVWLLPANDVYVVESKGKEILIPAIADVVKKIDLEKKVVIIEPMEGLIE from the coding sequence ATGTTAAACCCAGGTCTGACCCGTGAAAAAATAGTTATGGGAGATCTGTGTATAATTGGGAAAATTTTGAGACCTTATGGTCTTAAAGGGCAAGTATGTGTAAAACCGATAACTGATTTCATTGAAAGATTTAAGAAATTAAGGCGAGTTTATGTAGGAGATAATCCTGTTGAGGTTGATGAACATTTGGTTGTTGGAGCTTTTTTAAGGGATGAAGACATCATATTGAAATTTAAAGGCGTAAATGATAGAACAAGCGCTGAATCGTTCTCTGGAAAATTTATTTATATTCCCGAAGAAGAGTTAATGCCTCTTCCCGAAGGTTCTTTTTATGTCCATGATTTGATCGGGTTGAAGGTTTTTGATACAAATGGAAGGAAAATAGGGATTATAGCTGATGTTTGGCTTCTTCCAGCAAATGATGTTTATGTCGTTGAATCAAAAGGGAAGGAGATTTTAATCCCAGCCATAGCCGATGTTGTTAAAAAGATTGACCTTGAGAAAAAGGTCGTTATAATTGAACCGATGGAAGGGTTAATTGAGTGA
- the trmD gene encoding tRNA (guanosine(37)-N1)-methyltransferase TrmD, producing MRIDIITAVPQIFESPLNSSIIKRAREKGIVEIYVHDLHDYGIGKYRQIDDHPYGGGAGMILKPEPIFECIEKLKSEREYDEIIFLTPDGELFNQEMANEFSKLNNIILLCGHYKGVDERVREALVTREVSIGDYVLTGGELPALVVIDATIRLIPGVLNDIESAMTDSFQSGLLDHPHYTRPAEYRGMKVPEVLLSGNHEAIRKWRYEKALEKTLKRRKDLLNKIKGDGKNG from the coding sequence ATGAGGATTGACATTATAACTGCAGTTCCACAGATTTTTGAAAGTCCTTTAAACTCAAGCATAATTAAAAGGGCTAGGGAGAAAGGAATCGTTGAGATTTATGTCCACGATTTGCATGATTATGGGATAGGCAAGTACAGGCAAATTGACGATCATCCTTATGGCGGTGGTGCTGGGATGATTTTGAAGCCAGAGCCGATCTTTGAGTGCATTGAGAAGTTGAAAAGTGAAAGGGAATACGATGAGATAATTTTCTTGACGCCAGATGGTGAACTTTTCAATCAGGAGATGGCAAATGAGTTTTCAAAACTTAACAATATAATTCTTCTTTGTGGGCATTATAAAGGAGTTGATGAAAGGGTTAGAGAGGCGCTTGTGACAAGGGAAGTTTCAATTGGAGACTATGTTCTAACTGGTGGTGAGCTTCCAGCTCTTGTTGTGATTGATGCGACGATTCGTCTTATACCGGGAGTTTTAAATGACATTGAGTCCGCAATGACGGACTCTTTTCAGTCGGGATTACTTGATCATCCACATTATACAAGACCTGCTGAATATAGAGGCATGAAAGTCCCGGAGGTTTTGCTCTCCGGGAATCACGAGGCAATTAGAAAATGGAGATACGAAAAGGCACTTGAAAAAACATTGAAAAGAAGGAAGGACTTGTTAAACAAAATTAAAGGAGATGGTAAAAATGGATAA
- a CDS encoding DUF190 domain-containing protein yields the protein MRVESTGKLLRIFIGEDDRYEGKPLFEVIVKRIRELGIAGATVIRGIEGYGAGSVIHKLSLLDLSADLPIVIEIVDSEEKILSIIPEIERLIEKSGGGALITLEKVEVIRYSPGKG from the coding sequence ATGAGGGTGGAAAGCACTGGGAAGCTTTTGAGAATTTTCATCGGTGAGGATGACAGATACGAGGGTAAACCTTTATTTGAGGTCATAGTTAAAAGGATAAGGGAGCTTGGGATTGCTGGTGCGACGGTTATCAGGGGGATAGAGGGGTATGGTGCTGGGAGTGTAATCCATAAGTTAAGTTTGCTTGACCTGAGTGCGGATTTGCCAATTGTAATAGAAATAGTTGATAGTGAAGAGAAAATTTTGTCAATTATACCTGAAATAGAAAGATTGATTGAGAAATCCGGGGGTGGTGCACTCATAACGCTTGAAAAAGTGGAAGTTATAAGGTATTCCCCAGGGAAAGGGTAA
- the mqnE gene encoding aminofutalosine synthase MqnE, with product MKVELYQPYEERLVKSGLYDIFEKVIESERLSFEDGVRLYRTDDVLMLGYLANMVREKFNGNRTYFVKNHIINYSNICELDCKFCSFYRKEGQAGAYRFTLEQIFDKIRPLKDDIVEVHIVGSLDPKLPWEYYVDMIRGIKEINPRINIKAFTAVEIDYFARMFGKSYEEVLLELKEAGLDTMPGGGAEVFSERVREKLFPDKIGAEEWLAVHRTAHKIGIKTNATMLYGHMETIEERVVHLIKLRDLQDETNGFLTFIPLPYHPKNNKYAGEWTTGLQNLKSFAVARLMLDNFPHIKCFWISTGVKVAQVSQSFGVDDLDGTVREERIYHMAGADTSQYLPKNQIIKLIKDAGRTPVERDAYYNVIAEY from the coding sequence ATGAAGGTTGAGCTGTATCAGCCCTACGAGGAGAGATTAGTAAAATCTGGACTTTACGATATTTTTGAAAAGGTCATTGAGAGTGAAAGGTTAAGTTTTGAAGATGGCGTTAGGTTGTATCGGACAGATGATGTTCTCATGCTTGGATATCTAGCGAATATGGTTCGCGAAAAGTTTAACGGCAACAGGACTTATTTTGTTAAAAATCATATCATAAATTATTCAAACATTTGTGAGCTTGACTGCAAGTTTTGTTCCTTTTACAGAAAAGAAGGGCAGGCGGGAGCGTATAGATTTACACTTGAGCAGATTTTTGATAAGATAAGACCATTGAAAGATGATATAGTTGAGGTTCATATTGTGGGTTCGCTTGATCCGAAATTGCCTTGGGAATATTATGTTGATATGATACGAGGTATAAAGGAGATTAATCCACGGATAAATATAAAAGCGTTCACGGCGGTGGAGATAGATTATTTTGCGAGGATGTTTGGAAAAAGTTATGAAGAGGTTTTATTGGAGTTAAAGGAAGCGGGGCTTGATACAATGCCAGGAGGCGGGGCTGAGGTTTTCAGCGAGAGGGTCAGAGAGAAATTGTTCCCGGATAAAATTGGGGCGGAAGAATGGCTTGCCGTGCATAGAACAGCACATAAAATCGGGATAAAAACAAACGCAACGATGCTATACGGTCATATGGAAACGATTGAAGAAAGGGTTGTTCACTTGATAAAGTTACGTGACCTTCAGGATGAAACAAATGGTTTTTTGACATTCATACCTTTGCCATATCATCCGAAAAATAATAAATACGCTGGTGAATGGACAACCGGTTTGCAAAATCTTAAAAGTTTTGCTGTAGCGAGATTGATGCTTGATAATTTCCCTCATATAAAATGTTTCTGGATTTCAACGGGTGTGAAAGTTGCGCAGGTCTCACAAAGTTTTGGCGTTGACGATCTTGATGGAACTGTCAGGGAGGAAAGGATTTATCATATGGCTGGGGCTGATACATCGCAATATCTACCGAAAAATCAAATCATCAAATTGATAAAAGACGCTGGGCGAACCCCAGTTGAAAGGGACGCCTATTACAATGTCATCGCAGAATATTAA
- the rplS gene encoding 50S ribosomal protein L19, with protein sequence MDKVKLVESKYLKTDIPDFKPGDTVSVHVRVVEGEKERIQEFEGIVIARRGSGLNETFTVRKISDGVGVERIFPLHSPSIAKIEVKKRGSVRRAKLYYLREMSSKQVRQKTSE encoded by the coding sequence ATGGATAAGGTAAAACTCGTAGAGTCAAAATATCTAAAAACGGACATACCGGACTTTAAACCTGGTGATACTGTTTCAGTTCATGTCAGAGTAGTGGAAGGGGAAAAGGAGAGGATTCAGGAATTTGAGGGGATAGTTATCGCAAGAAGAGGTAGCGGTTTAAATGAAACATTTACGGTTCGCAAAATAAGCGATGGAGTAGGTGTTGAAAGGATATTCCCGTTACATTCCCCTTCAATTGCGAAGATTGAAGTTAAAAAGCGCGGTTCTGTAAGAAGAGCTAAGCTTTATTATCTGCGTGAGATGAGTTCAAAACAGGTTAGACAAAAGACATCAGAATGA
- a CDS encoding MBL fold metallo-hydrolase → MADVKKILPENVKGEFFVDSTCIDCDACRQLAPEVFANSGSYSYVYSQPKDEIIRKKAIYALISCPVGAIGTKDKLNVSEIIDDFPIPIEDEVFYCGFNSVKSFGANSYFVKSSTGNWLIDSPRFSSHLLKRFEELGGIKYIFLSHRDDVADAESFAIHFGAKIIIHKRDSIAVKKAEILIEGDLPVEVEANFVVIPTPGHTSGHCVLLYRDKFLFTGDHLWWDRETKSLYASKSVCWYSWEKQIESIEKLLNFEFEWVLPGHGQMVKFSKDEMKKKLLLLVKKLVQAK, encoded by the coding sequence ATGGCTGATGTTAAAAAAATCTTACCTGAAAATGTCAAAGGTGAATTTTTTGTTGATTCAACTTGTATAGATTGTGACGCATGCCGTCAGTTAGCCCCTGAGGTCTTCGCAAACTCGGGGAGCTACTCATATGTTTATTCCCAACCGAAAGATGAAATAATAAGGAAAAAAGCAATTTACGCTTTGATATCCTGTCCAGTTGGAGCAATCGGGACAAAAGATAAATTAAATGTCTCAGAGATAATTGATGATTTTCCAATTCCCATTGAAGATGAAGTTTTTTATTGCGGTTTCAATTCTGTTAAATCATTTGGGGCAAATAGTTATTTTGTAAAATCTTCCACTGGGAATTGGCTCATAGATTCGCCGAGATTTTCTTCACATCTTTTGAAAAGGTTTGAGGAATTAGGTGGGATAAAATATATTTTTCTTTCGCACAGAGATGATGTCGCTGATGCTGAAAGTTTCGCAATACATTTTGGGGCTAAGATAATCATTCATAAACGGGATAGCATTGCTGTCAAAAAAGCTGAAATTTTAATTGAAGGGGATTTGCCTGTTGAGGTTGAAGCAAACTTTGTTGTCATTCCAACGCCTGGGCATACTTCAGGTCATTGTGTTTTACTTTACAGGGATAAGTTTCTCTTTACGGGTGATCATCTCTGGTGGGATAGAGAGACAAAATCGCTTTATGCGTCAAAAAGTGTATGTTGGTATTCGTGGGAAAAACAAATTGAATCAATTGAAAAATTGCTAAACTTTGAGTTTGAGTGGGTTCTTCCCGGTCACGGTCAAATGGTGAAATTTTCTAAAGATGAAATGAAAAAGAAATTGCTTTTACTTGTTAAAAAATTGGTTCAGGCAAAGTGA
- the rpsP gene encoding 30S ribosomal protein S16 encodes MAVKIRLQRFGKKKQPFYRIVVADSREPRDGKYIEAVGWYNPIPDPMQIEVKEDRVIHWLKRGAIPTDTVKALLRRKGIWLKWSLMKQGKDEAFIQAEYEKWLQLQVDREKREREKKLRRKLRKKQKEGGQESSEKGEVASQES; translated from the coding sequence TTGGCTGTTAAGATTAGACTTCAAAGGTTCGGCAAGAAGAAGCAGCCATTTTATAGGATAGTTGTTGCGGATTCTCGTGAGCCACGAGACGGCAAGTATATTGAAGCGGTTGGTTGGTATAACCCAATACCAGATCCGATGCAAATTGAGGTTAAAGAGGATAGGGTGATTCACTGGCTTAAAAGGGGAGCTATTCCGACGGATACTGTCAAAGCACTTTTAAGAAGAAAAGGGATTTGGTTAAAGTGGTCACTGATGAAGCAAGGTAAGGATGAGGCGTTTATACAGGCTGAGTATGAGAAATGGCTTCAACTTCAGGTTGACCGTGAAAAGAGAGAAAGAGAGAAGAAGCTGAGGAGAAAGTTGAGAAAGAAACAGAAAGAAGGCGGACAAGAGAGTTCTGAAAAAGGAGAGGTGGCATCTCAGGAAAGTTAA
- a CDS encoding KH domain-containing protein: MREFLEFIAKHLVDKPEDVRITMEDRSDRVIFRLQVGQGDVGKVIGRRGRTANAMRVLLSAVAAKEGKRAVLEILQ, encoded by the coding sequence ATGCGTGAATTCCTTGAATTTATCGCTAAGCATCTTGTGGACAAACCGGAGGATGTCAGGATAACGATGGAAGACAGAAGTGATCGGGTGATTTTTAGATTACAGGTTGGGCAAGGTGATGTCGGAAAAGTTATCGGAAGGAGAGGGCGAACCGCAAACGCTATGCGTGTTTTGTTAAGCGCCGTCGCTGCGAAGGAAGGGAAAAGAGCAGTTCTTGAAATTTTACAGTAA
- the crcB gene encoding fluoride efflux transporter CrcB, translated as MIKVLLAGLGGFIGSALRYVISTFFYKLLGTDFPYGTLVVNVLGSFLIGFFMGLVENGFVISSNWRAFIAIGLLGGFTTFSGFSYETVELIKQGTLLPAIANIVYTVLNCLAGTYVGGVIAKLITK; from the coding sequence ATGATAAAGGTTCTGCTTGCTGGATTGGGAGGATTTATCGGTTCGGCGTTAAGATATGTAATATCAACATTTTTTTACAAATTGCTTGGGACAGATTTCCCTTACGGCACATTAGTTGTGAATGTTTTAGGTTCGTTTTTGATAGGATTTTTTATGGGATTGGTTGAAAATGGTTTCGTCATTTCTTCAAATTGGAGGGCTTTTATAGCGATTGGTTTGTTGGGTGGCTTTACAACATTTTCAGGTTTTTCGTATGAGACCGTTGAGCTGATAAAACAAGGCACACTGCTTCCTGCGATTGCGAACATTGTTTACACAGTTTTAAATTGTCTTGCAGGGACATATGTCGGTGGAGTTATAGCGAAATTAATAACAAAATAG
- the ffh gene encoding signal recognition particle protein, with amino-acid sequence MFEEITQKFELLFKKIRGQARITEANISETMRDIRRVLLEADVNYKVVKDFTDRVQQKAIGQEVLKSITPGQMLIKIIYDELVSLMGSTRADIKFSPVPPTVIMIVGLQGSGKTTFCAKLAYHLKHKGRHPLLVAGDVHRPAAVEQLKQLGEQIQVPVFAMDSEFDAVKIAKNGIEFAKKNYRDVVIVDTAGRMHIDEEMMREVELVKDAIKPNEILFVVDAMTGQEAVNVAKEFNDRLNFDGVVLTKLDGDARGGAALSIKAVTGKPIKFVSVGEKLDAIEPFYPDRMASRILGMGDIITLVEKAQKQVDEEKAKKLEEKLKKNQFTLEDFREQIREIRKMGPLKEILSMIPGLGSSLRSVDIDEKELIKIEAIINSMTPEERRKPQIINASRKRRIAMGSGTTVQDVNRLLRQFEEMQKLLKQLNRGKFKGLKISF; translated from the coding sequence ATGTTTGAGGAGATAACACAAAAATTTGAATTGCTTTTTAAAAAGATTCGTGGGCAGGCGCGCATCACCGAGGCGAATATATCTGAGACGATGAGAGATATAAGGCGTGTCCTTCTTGAGGCAGATGTCAATTATAAGGTTGTGAAGGATTTTACTGACAGAGTTCAACAGAAGGCGATAGGTCAAGAGGTTTTAAAGAGCATAACGCCTGGGCAGATGTTGATAAAGATAATCTACGATGAGCTTGTTTCTTTGATGGGTTCAACTCGTGCGGATATAAAATTTTCACCTGTTCCACCAACTGTGATTATGATAGTTGGATTGCAAGGTTCGGGTAAAACGACTTTTTGTGCAAAACTTGCTTATCATCTTAAACATAAAGGGAGGCATCCTCTTCTTGTAGCAGGGGATGTTCATCGTCCCGCTGCTGTTGAGCAGTTAAAACAACTTGGGGAGCAGATACAAGTTCCGGTTTTTGCTATGGATTCGGAATTTGATGCGGTTAAAATTGCAAAAAATGGGATAGAATTTGCAAAGAAAAATTATAGAGATGTTGTAATTGTTGACACCGCTGGGAGAATGCACATTGACGAGGAGATGATGAGGGAGGTTGAATTGGTCAAAGATGCAATTAAGCCGAATGAAATTCTTTTCGTTGTTGATGCTATGACAGGTCAGGAAGCGGTTAATGTCGCAAAAGAGTTTAATGATAGATTAAATTTTGATGGTGTTGTTTTGACAAAGCTTGATGGTGATGCGAGAGGTGGTGCTGCACTTTCAATAAAAGCAGTAACGGGAAAGCCAATAAAATTTGTCAGCGTTGGGGAAAAACTTGATGCGATTGAGCCGTTTTACCCCGACAGGATGGCGTCAAGAATTCTTGGAATGGGAGATATAATAACCCTCGTTGAAAAAGCACAAAAGCAAGTTGACGAGGAAAAGGCGAAAAAACTTGAGGAGAAATTAAAGAAAAACCAATTTACACTTGAGGACTTCAGGGAGCAAATACGAGAGATAAGGAAGATGGGTCCTTTGAAGGAGATTTTAAGTATGATCCCGGGCTTGGGAAGCAGTTTGAGAAGCGTTGATATTGATGAGAAAGAGTTGATCAAGATTGAGGCGATAATCAATTCAATGACACCTGAGGAAAGGCGTAAGCCACAGATTATAAATGCAAGTAGGAAGAGGAGAATAGCAATGGGTAGTGGGACTACTGTTCAAGATGTGAATAGATTGTTGAGACAATTTGAGGAAATGCAAAAACTCCTTAAGCAGTTAAATCGTGGTAAATTCAAAGGGCTTAAAATTTCATTTTAA